In Lachancea thermotolerans CBS 6340 chromosome H complete sequence, a single genomic region encodes these proteins:
- a CDS encoding KLTH0H15708p (similar to uniprot|P40215 Saccharomyces cerevisiae YMR145C NDE1 Mitochondrial external NADH dehydrogenase), producing MFQLAKSSAFRSGAQRAFSRSFRAAQQQSAAAGGARKPASLARKIGKYTLYSVVGSVLAGTGYVSYKLYKEKNPSPQKPQSATFDNGSPRKTLVILGSGWGSVSLLKNLDTTLYNVVVVSPRNYFLFTPLLPSTPVGTIELKSIVEPVRSIARRAPGEVTYYEAEALDVDPVGKTVKVKSVSGSDADAVRDLKYDYLVVGVGAQPTTFGIPGVFENASFLKEIPDAQEIRVKVMNNIEKATTLPVSDPERKRLLNFVVVGGGPTGVEFAAELQDYIDQDLSKWMPELSKELHVTLVEALPNILNMFDKSLIKYAEDLFQETKINLRTNTMVKNVTPTVITAKCGDDIEDIPYGVLVWATGNAPREVSKSLMNRMECQNSRRGLLINEKLQLLGAEDSIWAIGDCTFYPGLFPTAQVAHQEGEYLASVLKKQYKIDQLKWHTLQNSNAAENDKLKSKVEKLSSQIKAFKYNHHGALAYIGSEKAIADLALGESMYHLAGSFTFLFWKSAYLNMCLSFRNRLLVALDWCKVSFFGRDSSV from the coding sequence ATGTTCCAACTGGCTAAATCATCCGCATTCCGCAGCGGTGCGCAGCGCGCGTTCTCGCGCTCGTTCCGCGccgcgcagcagcagagcGCTGCTGCCGGCGGCGCCCGCAAGCCCGCCTCGCTGGCGCGCAAGATCGGCAAGTACACGCTGTACTCGGTGGTCGGGTCGGTGCTTGCTGGCACCGGCTACGTGTCGTACAAGCTGtacaaagagaagaaccCCTCGCCCCAGAAGCCGCAGAGCGCGACCTTCGACAACGGGTCGCCCAGAAAGACGCTGGTGATCCTCGGGTCCGGCTGGGGCTCCGTCTCGCTGCTCAAGAACCTCGACACCACGCTGTACAACGTTGTTGTCGTGTCGCCCAGAAACTACTTCCTGTTCACCCCTCTCCTCCCATCCACCCCTGTCGGCACCATCGAGCTCAAGTCGATCGTGGAGCCCGTCAGAAGCATCGCCCGCAGAGCGCCCGGTGAGGTCACCTACTACGAGGCCGAGGCCCTGGACGTCGACCCCGTCGGCAAGACCGTCAAGGTCAAGTCCGTCAGCGGCTCCGACGCCGACGCCGTGAGAGACCTCAAGTACGACTACCTGGTCGTCGGCGTCGGCGCGCAGCCCACCACCTTTGGCATCCCCGGCGTGTTCGAGAACGCCTCCTTCCTGAAGGAGATCCCCGACGCCCAGGAGATCCGTGTCAAGGTCATGAACAATATTGAGAAAGCCACCACCCTGCCCGTTTCCGACCCCGAGAGAAAGAGACTGTTGAacttcgtcgtcgtcggcGGCGGTCCAACCGGTGTCGAGTTTGCCGCTGAACTGCAAGACTACATCGACCAGGACCTGTCCAAGTGGATGCCCGAGCTCTCTAAGGAACTGCACGTCACCCTGGTCGAGGCCTTGCCCAACATCCTGAACATGTTCGACAAGTCCCTGATCAAGTACGCCGAAGACCTCTTCCAAGAAACCAAGATCAACCTCAGAACTAACACCATGGTCAAGAACGTTACCCCTACCGTGATCACCGCCAAGTGCGGCGACGACATCGAGGACATCCCCTACGGTGTCCTTGTCTGGGCCACCGGTAACGCTCCAAGAGAAGTCAGCAAGAGCCTCATGAACAGAATGGAATGCCAGAACTCCAGACGTGGTCTCCTCATCAACGAAAAGCTACAGCTGCTCGGCGCCGAGGACTCCATCTGGGCCATTGGTGACTGTACTTTCTACCCCGGTCTTTTCCCTACAGCCCAGGTTGCCCACCAAGAGGGTGAGTACCTGGCCTCCGtcctgaagaagcagtACAAGATTGACCAGCTGAAATGGCACACTCTCCAGAACTCCAACGCTGCCGAGAACGATAAGCTCAAGTCCAAGGTCGAGAAACTCTCCTCCCAGATCAAGGCTTTCAAGTACAACCACCACGGTGCTCTCGCCTACATCGGCTCTGAGAAGGCCATTGCTGACCTCGCCCTCGGTGAGTCTATGTACCACTTGGCCGGTTCTTTCACCTTCTTGTTCTGGAAGTCTGCTTACTTGAACATGTGCTTGTCCTTCAGAAACAGACTCTTGGTCGCTCTGGACTGGTGCAAGGTCTCCTTCTTCGGTAGAGACTCCTCCGTATAG
- a CDS encoding uncharacterized protein (highly similar to uniprot|Q3E7B7 Saccharomyces cerevisiae YDL085C-A) → MSRGNQRELARQKNLSKQKQQAKGKKEGDPKKRMAADADILRQKQAAADARKAEQNQSGQRK, encoded by the coding sequence ATGTCCAGAGGAAACCAGAGAGAACTCGCCAGGCAGAAAAACCTCAgcaagcagaagcagcaggCCAAGGGCAAAAAAGAGGGGGACCCCAAGAAGCGCATGGCCGCTGACGCCGACATTCTCCGCCAGAAGCAGGCCGCCGCCGACGCGCGAAAGGCAGAGCAGAACCAGTCGGGCCAGCGCAAGTAG
- the TIF34 gene encoding translation initiation factor eIF3 subunit i (highly similar to uniprot|P40217 Saccharomyces cerevisiae YMR146C TIF34 Subunit of the core complex of translation initiation factor 3(eIF3) which is essential for translation), with amino-acid sequence MRPILLKGHERSLTQVKFNREGDLVFTCAKDNVASVWYSINGERLGTFEGHQGTIWSIDVDQSTQYAVTGSADFSIKLWKVEDGTNVFTWKTKTPVRRVEFSPAGDRILAVLDGVMGYAGSVSVYELKRDAQTQEVVDVVEQPLFDILTREGFEIAAVAAWSFGGNYIVAGHKDGKVSKYDGHTGDFVDAAELHTQSVSDIQFSPDGTYFITSSRDSAARLVDMETLEVLKTYETDCPLNSACITPLKQFVILGGGQDAKDVTTTSSREGKFEARFYHKIFQDEIGRVKGHFGPLNYVAVSPQGTSYASGGEDGFVRLHHFDKSYFDFKYDVEKSAEAQKHMQELESAAA; translated from the coding sequence ATGAGACCTATTTTGCTGAAGGGACACGAGCGTTCGCTCACACAAGTCAAATTCAACCGGGAGGGCGATCTGGTCTTCACATGCGCTAAGGACAACGTCGCCTCCGTGTGGTATTCCATCAACGGCGAGCGTCTCGGCACGTTCGAGGGCCACCAGGGTACGATCTGGTCGATCGACGTGGACCAGAGCACGCAGTACGCGGTGACCGGGTCCGCAGACTTCAGCATCAAGCTGTGGAAGGTCGAGGACGGCACAAACGTGTTCACGTGGAAGACCAAGACGCCCGTGAGACGCGTGGAGTTCTCGCCTGCAGGCGACAGAATCCTGGCCGTGCTGGACGGTGTGATGGGCTACGCCGGCAGCGTGTCCGTGTACGAGCTGAAGCGCGACGCGCAGACGCAGGAAGTCGTGGACGTGGTCGAGCAGCCCCTGTTCGACATCCTGACGCGCGAGGGCTTCGAGATCGCCGCGGTCGCCGCCTGGAGCTTCGGCGGCAACTACATCGTGGCGGGCCACAAGGACGGCAAGGTCAGCAAGTACGACGGCCATACCGGCGACTTCGTCGACGCCGCGGAGCTGCACACCCAGAGCGTCAGCGACATCCAGTTCTCGCCCGACGGCACTTACTTCATCACCTCCTCCAGAGACAGCGCGGCGCGTCTCGTCGACATGGAGACCCTCGAGGTCCTCAAGACCTACGAGACCGACTGCCCGCTGAACAGCGCCTGCATCACCCCGCTCAAGCAGTTTGTCATTCTGGGCGGTGGCCAGGACGCCAAGGACGTCACCACCACCAGCTCACGTGAGGGTAAGTTCGAGGCCCGTTTCTACCACAAGATCTTCCAGGACGAGATCGGCCGTGTGAAGGGACACTTCGGTCCGCTGAACTACGTCGCCGTGAGCCCCCAGGGCACCTCCTACGCGTCCGGCGGAGAGGACGGTTTCGTGCGCCTGCACCACTTCGACAAGAGCTACTTCGACTTCAAGTATGACGTCGAGAAGAGCGCCGAGGCGCAGAAACACATGCAGGAGCTGGAGTCTGCGGCCGCGTGA
- a CDS encoding carboxymethylenebutenolidase (similar to uniprot|Q07505 Saccharomyces cerevisiae YDL086W), with protein sequence MLIEESYRDVKTSYNTSLRLYTFTPKIAGHPHAKFPGVLVFSEIYQVTGPVRRFAQRIAAQGYVVVAPAIYHNFVGPEALAYDAEGTDMGNEFKIKKPLESYDEDSKLCCDYLYELPQFNGKRIGATGMCLGGHLAFRSLLDKRVTCATCFFPTDIHSKTLGLGQNDDSLERVANEATKDQELVLIFGTLDTHVSPEGRDLIRKQLRDHGVNVTFMEIHAAQHAFIRDESSKGRYDAAITESCLGFMFEQFNRRLALDLGDFVEDNKKVEHVC encoded by the coding sequence ATGCTAATTGAAGAGAGCTACAGAGACGTTAAGACCAGCTACAACACTAGCCTAAGACTGTACACGTTCACTCCCAAGATCGCCGGCCATCCACATGCCAAGTTTCCGGGTGTTCTGGTATTCAGCGAAATCTACCAAGTGACCGGGCCAGTAAGAAGGTTTGCGCAACGCATTGCGGCCCAAGGATACGTGGTGGTGGCCCCTGCAATATACCACAACTTCGTTGGGCCCGAGGCGCTAGCGTACGACGCAGAGGGCACTGACATGGGCAACGAgttcaagatcaagaagcccTTAGAATCCTACGACGAAGACTCTAAGCTGTGCTGCGACTACCTCTACGAACTACCACAGTTCAACGGGAAACGTATTGGTGCTACCGGGATGTGCTTGGGCGGCCACCTCGCGTTCCGTAGTTTGTTGGACAAGCGTGTCACATGCGCGACTTGCTTCTTCCCTACCGATATCCACTCCAAGACGTTGGGTCTGGGCCAAAACGACGACAGTTTGGAGCGAGTCGCAAACGAGGCGACCAAGGACCAGGAGCTTGTCCTGATTTTTGGCACTCTAGACACCCATGTTAGCCCTGAAGGCCGGGACCTGATCCGCAAGCAGCTACGCGACCATGGCGTCAACGTCACCTTCATGGAGATCCATGCGGCCCAGCACGCGTTCATCAGAGACGAGTCCAGCAAGGGCCGCTACGACGCCGCGATCACAGAGAGCTGCTTGGGATTCATGTTTGAGCAGTTCAACAGAAGACTCGCGCTGGACCTCGGCGACTTCGTGGAGGACAACAAAAAGGTCGAGCATGTATGCTAA
- a CDS encoding uncharacterized protein (similar to uniprot|Q03083 Saccharomyces cerevisiae YPL034W Hypothetical ORF), translating into MYDSITVQQQDQLKWLHMDYSILEKKETLPLSKWSATDQILCKVGMTRKPTVSARLLEWENTCKHPVTGLSPSSIQALAAAQQPSKPPEKSLVKLFRKLSINLKSKTPHAVSNSQQLALKCFHNGGFYVRDGNALEDMEARIHRLLWQRFGQGFIYCHGCRNEKDHPKRHKEWFMIPISQLPNVFKAIDAICVGK; encoded by the coding sequence ATGTATGACTCGATCACAGTACAGCAGCAGGATCAACTGAAATGGCTTCATATGGATTACTCGATactggagaagaaggagacTTTGCCCTTGTCAAAGTGGTCTGCTACAGACCAGATTTTGTGCAAGGTTGGGATGACGCGGAAGCCGACAGTGTCTGCTCGGCTACTTGAATGGGAAAACACCTGCAAGCACCCTGTAACTGGGCTTAGCCCTTCTTCAATCCAGGCGCTGGCTGCCGCGCAGCAGCCCTCCAAGCCCCCCGAAAAGTCTCTTGTAAAGCTTTTTAGAAAGCTCTCAATCAACCTTAAAAGTAAAACCCCACACGCCGTTTCAAATTCTCAGCAGCTCGCTCTCAAATGCTTTCACAACGGTGGCTTTTATGTGAGAGATGGGAACGCCTTGGAGGATATGGAAGCGCGAATTCATAGGTTGCTTTGGCAAAGATTTGGCCAAGGTTTTATTTATTGCCATGGTTGCAGGAACGAGAAGGACCATCCCAAGCGGCACAAAGAGTGGTTTATGATCCCTATTTCGCAGCTACCgaatgttttcaaagccatAGACGCCATTTGTGTAGGAAAATAA
- a CDS encoding KLTH0H15818p (conserved hypothetical protein) — protein sequence MAKSKQRSAKKSKGSVAQGRKSKGVLSTKSTNKTDDLNNARVSKPTTPIDESCSSTALTSENWPAAYLGNGDVLVDAIRSAASELEKTHLPSDIESFEMDADSQFHHYDVLDELLCEQVDPSLSVVPTPNSKDQGRLRTKTANTTLEWDPANSSKNIKWPLTAFEQHSWFKGLASRLCAIFPHTTVRLEANVSHWSGKLQYVSFAHKTSILNKHLLTKREPCWTIHEREYVVFVFLWIDARSLQQNSYKRCHCRTD from the coding sequence ATGGCAAAGAGCAAGCAGAGATCGGCCAAAAAGTCAAAGGGCTCTGTTGCGCAAGGTCGCAAGTCGAAAGGAGTTCTCTCTACAAAAAGCACTAACAAAACTGACGACCTAAATAACGCAAGGGTTTCGAAGCCAACAACTCCCATCGATGAAAGCTGTTCCTCAACAGCGCTCACTTCCGAGAACTGGCCCGCTGCCTACTTAGGAAATGGTGATGTTTTGGTTGATGCTATAAGGTCGGCGGCTAgcgagctggaaaaaaCCCATCTCCCCTCCGACATAGAGAGTTTCGAAATGGATGCAGACAGCCAGTTCCACCATTATGATGTGCTAGACGAATTACTTTGTGAACAGGTCGATCCTTCCTTGAGCGTAGTGCCTACGCCAAATTCTAAAGACCAAGGTCGCTTGCGGACGAAAACAGCTAATACTACTCTTGAATGGGATCCTGCCAACAGCAGTAAAAATATCAAGTGGCCCTTaacagcttttgagcagcatTCCTGGTTTAAAGGGCTGGCTTCTAGGCTTTGTGCCATCTTCCCCCACACGACAGTTAGGCTAGAAGCGAACGTAAGCCACTGGAGCGGAAAATTACAGTATGTCTCATTTGCCCACAAGACCTCAATTTTGAATAAGCATTTATTAACCAAACGTGAACCTTGTTGGACAATCCACGAACGCGAATATGTCGTTTTTGTGTTTCTGTGGATTGACGCCCGGTCACTACAACAGAACAGCTATAAAAGATGCCACTGCCGAACAGACTGA
- the LDO16 gene encoding Ldo16p (some similarities with uniprot|P40219 Saccharomyces cerevisiae YMR148W Hypothetical ORF), giving the protein MSFTSIFIALLYLGGFLIILVTASAVILPLLITSLFFATGVVLCGFLSNKSYKLALRAYNLATPHTRSSLQAAADHLAPLDSVETVSPKEELLHKIHHFYKKSDSNVRTPIVVSGSEIPKSVIKVSEGT; this is encoded by the coding sequence ATGTCCTTCACGTCAATTTTCATTGCATTATTATACTTAGGGGGTTTTCTCATCATCCTTGTAACCGCCTCGGCGGTTATCCTTCCGCTACTGATAACCTCACTCTTTTTCGCCACAGGCGTTGTACTTTGCGGTTTTCTCAGTAACAAATCTTACAAGCTGGCGCTTCGCGCTTATAACCTTGCCACACCCCACACGCGAAGCAGCTTGCAAGCAGCGGCGGATCACCTAGCGCCTCTCGATTCAGTAGAAACAGTGTCGCCTAAAGAAGAACTACTTCACAAAATCCATCATTtttacaagaaaagcgACTCTAACGTGAGGACTCCCATTGTTGTTTCAGGTTCAGAAATACCGAAAAGCGTTATAAAAGTTTCAGAGGGGACATAA
- the SWP1 gene encoding dolichyl-diphosphooligosaccharide-protein glycotransferase (similar to uniprot|Q02795 Saccharomyces cerevisiae YMR149W SWP1 oligosaccharyl transferase glycoprotein complex delta subunit), with protein MLFKQIALAALLGVTSVLALSAKQPHVAFVTSKQQPVALRTISDQFQKFDKPLVVERQNDTIEFAFSIEREQKPQHASLALGLVERGIEAHYSPIIKDNEKEGMSTYKFRIPIERLSDSLLHYGAELHEPLTASLLLANKNGGSDNVFVELFDLSLAFEINRKLSLPARFQPLPEIKHIFNAPPTIVSSWFAQMFSFIILGCVLSLLLVWLKAGIFSSAKLPLNTVIAIYYLGFVGAIIGLEYVFTQYYLGASIFKTLENAFYVSAPGLLIGCKLLVSLTK; from the coding sequence ATGCTTTTCAAACAAATAGCTTTAGCCGCTCTTTTGGGAGTAACATCGGTTCTGGCCCTGTCTGCGAAGCAGCCTCATGTTGCTTTCGTCACTTCTAAACAACAACCAGTTGCACTACGTACAATCTCGGACCAGTTTCAGAAATTCGATAAACCGCTAGTCGTCGAGAGGCAAAACGATACCATTGAGTTTGCTTTTTCCATCGAAAGGGAGCAGAAGCCTCAGCATGCGTCTCTTGCCCTGGGCCTTGTTGAGCGTGGGATTGAGGCTCATTACAGTCCCATAATAAAAGACaacgaaaaagaaggcatGTCAACCTACAAGTTTAGGATTCCAATCGAAAGACTATCCGACAGCTTGCTTCACTACGGCGCCGAACTACATGAACCATTAACTGCATCTTTGCTTTTGGCTAACAAGAACGGTGGCTCTGATAACGTATTTGTCGAGCTCTTTGACCTTTCGCTTGCATTTGAGATTAATAGAAAACTTTCTCTCCCAGCTAGATTCCAGCCTTTGCCGGAGATCAAGCACATTTTCAATGCTCCTCCTACCATCGTGTCTTCATGGTTTGCACAAATGTTTTCCTTCATCATCTTAGGGTGCGTTCTATCGCTGTTGCTGGTGTGGTTAAAGGCAGGgattttttcttcagcaaaGCTTCCTCTAAACACCGTCATTGCCATTTACTATCTAGGATTTGTTGGTGCGATCATTGGTTTGGAGTATGTGTTCACGCAGTACTATTTGGGTGCCAGCATTTTCAAAACGCTTGAAAACGCCTTTTATGTGTCTGCCCCCGGTTTGCTCATAGGCTGCAAATTGCTAGTGTCCTTGACCAAATGA
- the IMP1 gene encoding endopeptidase catalytic subunit IMP1 (similar to uniprot|P28627 Saccharomyces cerevisiae YMR150c IMP1 protease, mitochondrial), whose product MRSGLSGWLKTGSFALRSFCLVHVIHNHFYEFTGTRGESMLPTLAATNDYVHALKLYRDGRGLTIGDCIVAAKPTDPYQRVCKRITGMPGDIILVDPSACVSNSPSSMDNRAGQNGEESLEAEPFNSFIKVPPGHVWVTGDNLAQSLDSRTYNSLPMGLIKGKIVAANNFNQPLWKNGRFLGFRKIENSYVDEVAR is encoded by the coding sequence ATGAGATCGGGTTTGAGCGGATGGCTCAAGACGGGCTCTTTCGCGCTCAGAAGCTTCTGCCTTGTTCATGTTATTCATAATCATTTCTATGAATTCACTGGTACACGAGGCGAGTCAATGCTCCCGACCTTGGCAGCAACTAATGACTATGTTCATGCCCTGAAACTCTACCGGGATGGTAGAGGCCTCACAATCGGTGACTGCATTGTTGCAGCGAAGCCAACAGATCCATATCAGAGGGTGTGCAAGCGAATCACAGGCATGCCAGGAGACATAATTCTTGTAGATCCCAGCGCGTGTGTGAGCAATAGTCCGAGCTCTATGGACAATAGAGCCGGTCAAAACGGCGAGGAGAGCCTGGAAGCAGAGCCATTCAACTCTTTCATAAAAGTACCGCCTGGTCACGTTTGGGTCACTGGTGATAATCTGGCACAGTCGCTGGATTCTAGGACGTACAACTCGCTGCCTATGGGACTAATCAAGGGGAAGATTGTGGCGGCGAACAATTTCAACCAGCCGCTTTGGAAAAATGGCAGATTCCTGGGCTTTAGAAAGATAGAAAACAGCTACGTTGACGAGGTAGCGAGATGA
- the LUC7 gene encoding Luc7p (highly similar to uniprot|Q07508 Saccharomyces cerevisiae YDL087C LUC7 Essential protein associated with the U1 snRNP complex splicing factor involved in recognition of 5' splice site), producing the protein MSTPAAEQRKIIEQLMGKGSLSSSGPSYRGEMRLEDPRICKSFLVGECLYDLFKGTKQSLGRCPKIHLAKHKLQYERELSNGRDFPDFDREYFSILSKFVNDCNGQIAVALKNLEHTPEEQEKIKNVTKELEVVDSKVGLLLQEIQVLLEAGEVTKALMQSVKLQEQQKHRQEVAKRVRDITENVGQSAQQKLQVCEICGAYLSRLDTDRRLADHFIGKIHLGYVVIRQELENLKRRFRDRGEEPVAYPVANRRPAPQFHPQARAQASQRPPYQPNYRSRVHRGY; encoded by the coding sequence ATGAGCACTCCGGCTGCAGAACAGAGGAAGATTATCGAGCAACTGATGGGCAAGGGCTCCCTGTCCTCTAGTGGTCCTTCTTATAGAGGCGAGATGCGACTCGAAGACCCAAGGATATGTAAATCGTTCCTGGTTGGCGAATGCCTTTACGACCTATTTAAAGGAACTAAACAAAGCCTGGGAAGGTGTCCCAAGATTCATTTGGCTAAACACAAGCTTCAATACGAGCGCGAGCTGAGCAACGGACGCGACTTTCCCGATTTTGATAGAGAGTACTTCTCTATTTTGTCTAAGTTTGTTAATGACTGTAACGGTCAAATTGCAGTTGCGCTGAAGAACCTAGAGCATACTCCAGAAGAGCAGGAAAAGATTAAAAACGTTAcgaaagagctggaggtGGTGGACTCGAAGGTTGGCTTGCTATTGCAGGAGATACAAGTTCtgcttgaagctggcgaAGTTACTAAGGCTCTCATGCAATCCgtgaagcttcaagaacaGCAAAAACATAGGCAGGAAGTCGCGAAAAGAGTACGAGACATCACGGAAAATGTGGGGCAGAGCGCGCAGCAAAAGCTGCAGGTTTGCGAGATCTGCGGGGCGTACCTCTCGCGGTTAGACACCGACAGAAGACTTGCAGATCACTTCATAGGAAAAATCCACCTGGGATACGTGGTGATACGGCAAGAGCTGGAGAACCTAAAAAGGCGGTTCAGAGACAGGGGCGAGGAGCCTGTGGCATATCCTGTAGCAAACAGGAGGCCTGCACCCCAGTTTCACCCGCAGGCGCGAGCGCAAGCGTCTCAAAGGCCCCCATACCAGCCAAACTATAGATCAAGGGTTCATCGGGGGTATTAG
- the YIM1 gene encoding Yim1p (similar to uniprot|P28625 Saccharomyces cerevisiae YMR152W): MSESVANRAVVFYNNKSLPIISSEELNLDSCYSSSEVVIRVHAAALNPVDFLLQSFAYSWLVGRGPKTFSRDYSGEVVRAGANVKDFKVGDKVSGLFQHLYGKQGTLCDYLILDPVKQPAISKLAAAGHAEYDDYVVNAAWPLVFGTAYQGLTNFGQKLGPDSKILVIGASTSVSNAFVQIAKNHLKVGTVVGICSKKSFDYNKKLGYDYLAAYDDGSVVDSVKDIIGKNLNNEKFDLIFDSVGNSDFFGCINDVLKDKGQNSQFVSLTGDKKMNYSSPRIWDSLPGLESLKRYGPFRKYNYNLFMLRSDSAFMKLGYEMISEKQYMPAIDSVYSFDDYAKAFERVKSNRSKGKVVIKIH; the protein is encoded by the coding sequence ATGAGCGAAAGCGTGGCCAACAGAGCCGTTGTCTTTTATAACAACAAGAGCCTGCCTATTATTTCGTCGGAAGAGCTGAACCTTGATAGTTGCTATAGCTCCTCCGAAGTGGTGATCAGAGTTCACGCAGCAGCGCTGAACCCAGTAGACTTTCTGTTGCAAAGTTTCGCGTACTCATGGCTAGTGGGGCGGGGACCCAAGACCTTTTCTAGAGACTATAGTGGGGAAGTGGTGAGGGCAGGCGCAAAcgtcaaagacttcaaggTCGGAGACAAAGTTTCTGGACTATTCCAACATCTCTACGGCAAGCAGGGCACACTCTGCGACTATTTAATCTTGGACCCCGTGAAGCAGCCGGCAATCTCCAAACTCGCGGCCGCCGGCCATGCTGAATATGATGACTACGTGGTGAATGCTGCGTGGCCCCTGGTTTTTGGCACGGCGTATCAGGGTCTCACGAACTTCGGCCAAAAGCTTGGGCCGGACTCGAAGATACTGGTCATCGGGGCATCCACTTCTGTATCTAACGCGTTTGTGCAAATCGCCAAGAATCACCTCAAAGTCGGGACCGTAGTAGGCATCTGTTCCAAAAAATCCTTTGACTATAACAAGAAGCTCGGTTACGACTACTTAGCTGCCTACGATGACGGGTCTGTCGTTGACAGCGTTAAGGACATCATAGGGAAAAATCTAAACAATGAGAAATTCGACTTGATCTTCGACTCAGTTGGCAATTCAGATTTCTTCGGCTGCATCAATGACGTGCTCAAGGACAAGGGCCAGAACTCTCAGTTCGTTTCATTGACCGGCGACAAGAAGATGAATTACTCTAGTCCAAGGATTTGGGACTCTTTGCCTGGTTTGGAGTCACTAAAGAGGTACGGCCCTTTCCGCAAATATAACTACAACCTTTTTATGTTACGGTCCGACTCTGCCTTTATGAAGCTGGGCTACGAAATGATATCAGAAAAACAGTATATGCCTGCGATTGACTCAGTATATAGTTTTGATGACTATGCCAAGGCCTTTGAAAGGGTTAAGTCCAATAGATCGAAGGGAAAAGTCGTGATTAAAATACATTGA